One Panicum virgatum strain AP13 chromosome 3N, P.virgatum_v5, whole genome shotgun sequence DNA segment encodes these proteins:
- the LOC120667735 gene encoding peroxygenase-like: MDAFERSYAKLVMPHSRIVKVGVQLVKRDKDCLRAIGCGLPVSFMATMLIHLFLSYPTQTGWLPSPLLFIHIKNIHKGKYGSDSESYDTEGRYDRSKFDAIFSKYGRTHLNALTIHELITMLKGNRNAYDFPGWIGAAGEWFLLYSVAKDKDGLLQRETVRGAFDGSLFERLQDYKKSS, encoded by the exons ATGGACGCTTTTGAACGGTCATATGCCAAGCTCGTCATGCCACATTCCCGAATTGTGAAAGTCGGCGTGCAGCTGGTTAAGAGAGACAAGGATT GCCTGCGAGCAATAGGCTGTGGGCTCCCTGTATCATTCATGGCCACTATGCTGATCCATCTGTTCCTCAGTTATCCCACTCAGACG GGATGGTTACCTTCTCCTTTGCTGTTCATCCATATAAAGAACATCCACAAGGGCAAGTACGGGAGCGATTCTGAATCCTATGACACTGAAGGGAGGTATG ATCGATCGAAGTTCGATGCCATATTCAGCAAGTACGGTCGAACCCATCTGAATGCTTTGACAATACATGAGTTGATCACCATGCTTAAAGGAAACCGCAATGCGTATGATTTTCCTGGCTG GATCGGTGCTGCGGGTGAATGGTTCTTACTCTATAGCGTGGCAAAGGATAAGGATGGTCTTTTGCAGCGTGAGACTGTCCGGGGCGCTTTCGATGGCAGCCTGTTTGAGCGGCTGCAAGACTACAAGAAATCCTCCTGA